The sequence below is a genomic window from Thermoflavifilum sp..
GGCAAACCTGCGCCCGATCTGTACTGGCTTGCAGCACAAAAAATCCATGTATCGCCCGAAACATGCATGGTGTTCGAAGATTCGCTGAATGGTGTACAGGGTGCGTTATCCGCAGGTATGTATGTTGTGGCAATTACCACATCGCATGCAGCGGAAGCCTTTCCCCATGCCCATCAGATCATCCACGATTATACAGGGCTCTCTCATGCAGAATTATATAGCTGGATAAAAGAGCGCCTGCAACACTGAAAACATGAAGGTAGTCAACAGGCTCAGGGCCACATCACGCTTTTTTCAAGTTAGATGATGCCGGTAAATATCCAGCTGTTACAATTGTATGGAGGAAAGGCTTTGATGTAAAACAAAGCTTTTTGCATATCACTTATTCTTTCCCATCCTGAAAAAATGCAATGAAAATTTTTCCAGACCGTGTGATATAACCGCGATACATGCCCGAGGTATTGAAGGGCATGGCAAACTCACCTTTTGCATTGAGTGCGATCAGTCCGCCATCGCCACCCATCGATTGGATGATCTGGAATATCACCGTTTGTGCGGCTTGCTGAATGGACATATGCTGATAAGCAATCAAATCGCTCAGGGTCTTAGCTGCCAGCGATCGCATAAAATATTCACCCGTGCCGGTACACGATACCGCACAGGTGGTATCGTTAGCGTAGGTGCCTGCACCGATGATCGGTGAATCACCAACACGACCGGGCAATTTACCCATGATTCCTCCCGTGGAAGTACCGGCAGCCAGATGTCCGCTCTCGTCCAGCGCCACTGCACCCACCGTTCCCCATTCGTGTAAATCATAGTATGCCTGTTGTGAGGTAGCCGGTACAAATGCCTGCCCTGCGCTGCGTTGCTTATAGCTTTCCCATTGGCGCTTTCGCTGGGGTGTGTCAAAATAATCGGCAGGGGCCCATTGCACACCATGGGCTATCGCAAAATCTTCCGCACCCTTGCCTACCAGCAATACATGCGGGGATTGACGCATGACGGCTATGGCGGCATCAATCGGATTTTTGATATGGCTCACCGCAGCTACCGCGCCGGCTTTCAGCGTAGCTCCATCCATAATGGCTGCATCCATTTCGTGTGTGCCTGCACTGGTATAGACCGCACCCTTCCCGGCATTGAATAATGGTGAATTTTCCATCACATGAATGGCCGCCTGCACGGCATCGATAGCCGTGTGATGGGCTTGCAACTGCGCATATCCGGCCTTTAGGGCCTGCGTGAGCGCTGTTCGCAGACTATCGCGCATGACAGTAGAAAGCTGATCGGGCTTGATGGTGCCGGCACCTCCATGAATGACCAGCACAACCGGATCAGCAACCTGTGACTGCGCCGAGCCCATATATGCCCAGCAACAGCCTATCCAGCATAAAAACAGATATCGCATGGGTAATAGATTTATTTGTAACGGATGTTTAAATTTACAGGATTAAACACACAAAATCGTATGCCTCGACCTGCTTACGCCTTCGTCTTCTTGTTGTGCCTCTGTCTGCAACTC
It includes:
- a CDS encoding isoaspartyl peptidase/L-asparaginase encodes the protein MRYLFLCWIGCCWAYMGSAQSQVADPVVLVIHGGAGTIKPDQLSTVMRDSLRTALTQALKAGYAQLQAHHTAIDAVQAAIHVMENSPLFNAGKGAVYTSAGTHEMDAAIMDGATLKAGAVAAVSHIKNPIDAAIAVMRQSPHVLLVGKGAEDFAIAHGVQWAPADYFDTPQRKRQWESYKQRSAGQAFVPATSQQAYYDLHEWGTVGAVALDESGHLAAGTSTGGIMGKLPGRVGDSPIIGAGTYANDTTCAVSCTGTGEYFMRSLAAKTLSDLIAYQHMSIQQAAQTVIFQIIQSMGGDGGLIALNAKGEFAMPFNTSGMYRGYITRSGKIFIAFFQDGKE